In Eublepharis macularius isolate TG4126 chromosome 4, MPM_Emac_v1.0, whole genome shotgun sequence, the following are encoded in one genomic region:
- the LOC129328502 gene encoding HLA class II histocompatibility antigen, DR alpha chain-like translates to MAAGMGGLAGCLWLLLPLLGGQLVAAEDVLSQVEFVLRGRSSEQGPGEYLFEFNSNNEIFHVDLEKKETVWRLPQFQEFTGFQAEGALANIATDRHNLDILMSRSNYTPAQNVPPKVTMYPEKLVALGEPNVLICLADEFSPPVVKLTWLKNGQEVEEHVQETVFYPSRDNAFRRFSYLPFVPEAEDVYYCRVEHWGLAQPLTKEWNANMAEPLPETTENVVCGLGLAVGIVGIIVGTVSVIKYRQLDGANFRRRGL, encoded by the exons ATGGCAGCGGGAATGGGGGGCTTGGCTGggtgcctgtggctgctgctgcccctCCTGGGTGGGCAGCTTGTGGCAG CGGAGGACGTGCTGTCGCAGGTGGAGTTCGTGCTGCGGGGCCGGAGCTCCGAGCAGGGGCCGGGAGAGTACCTGTTCGAGTTCAACAGCAACAACGAGATCTTCCACGTGGACCTGGAGAAGAAGGAGACGGTCTGGCGGCTGCCCCAGTTCCAGGAGTTCACCGGCTTCCAGGCCGAGGGCGCCCTGGCCAACATCGCCACCGACCGCCACAACCTGGACATCCTCATGAGCCGCTCCAACTACACCCCGGCCCAGAACG tTCCCCCGAAGGTGACGATGTACCCTGAGAAGCTGGTGGCCCTGGGGGAGCCCAACGTGCTCATCTGCCTGGCGGACGAGTTCTCGCCCCCGGTAGTGAAGCTCACCTGGCTGAAGAAcgggcaggaggtggaggagcaCGTGCAGGAGACGGTCTTCTACCCCAGCAGAGACAACGCCTTCCGCAGGTTCTCCTACCTGCCCTTCGTCCCGGAGGCCGAGGACGTCTACTACTGCCGGGTGGAGCACTGGGGCCTGGCCCAGCCCCTCACCAAGGAGTGGA ATGCCAACATGGCTGAGCCCCTTCCAGAGACGACGGAGAACGTGGTGTGCGGCCTGGGCCTGGCCGTGGGCATCGTGGGCATCATTGTGGGCACCGTCTCTGTCATCAAGTATCGGCAGCTGGATGGGGCCAACTTCCGCCGGAGGGGGCT GTAA